The proteins below come from a single Candidatus Methanoperedens sp. genomic window:
- a CDS encoding carboxymuconolactone decarboxylase family protein: MELHKIEKILKKEPDEAAEELLKEVEKAYGEVPYILNFMKQSPELLVTKVLYENAIIREFKRLDQKTIELISIGVSAALRCDHCLKMHIRVAQRLGVTKEEIFDAILIAGSLSNAAVLAEGTRAMDSEKIKLSDKTECKVCGIPKEKED, encoded by the coding sequence ATGGAACTACACAAGATTGAAAAGATCTTAAAAAAAGAGCCGGATGAAGCGGCCGAGGAATTATTGAAAGAGGTCGAGAAAGCATACGGTGAAGTACCATACATTCTGAACTTCATGAAACAATCGCCAGAGCTGCTTGTCACCAAGGTTCTTTATGAAAATGCGATAATACGGGAATTTAAGCGCCTTGATCAGAAAACCATAGAATTGATCTCGATAGGGGTGTCTGCGGCGCTTCGCTGCGACCACTGCCTGAAAATGCATATCCGGGTGGCCCAGCGCCTTGGGGTGACAAAGGAAGAAATATTTGATGCTATCCTGATCGCGGGCTCGCTTTCCAACGCAGCAGTGCTTGCCGAGGGCACACGGGCGATGGATTCTGAAAAAATCAAACTTTCAGACAAAACGGAGTGCAAAGTTTGCGGGATACCCAAAGAAAAGGAAGATTAA
- a CDS encoding DUF4157 domain-containing protein: MGEAVKTAVKAPETKKENQISQVQKGNFYQPLSSPVEQILFLQRTIGNQAVQKLMKSGALQAKLRIGAPGDVYEQEADRVADAVMRMPQTQALSGGTPSIQRMCPKCEIDELKRQPIKEEDEEEKLQRKPVEEEEEELQGKTTSGGISEINPDIESKIQSLKGGGQSLSENDRAFFEPRFGHDFTKVRLHTDERAAKSARDLNALAFTVGKDVAFGAGQYAPGTLDGRQLLAHELTHVVQQGLSSLGIVQRFLPEDAVEEMIGKMFILNKELKVSDLTLPKGSSVVITAWSNTKTSVTANFTSGSKVTSVTIEKNILVPAGDTKSGLSQYHAGVASIEKKYAVLEKKISDQEKVVSDWKAEEKKYTTDNGKAEWQRQMNVKQTELKDLKYKLTGEGYTSATLPEYLKIEADGIKIPIIPQSTLLNKALIEETMFNAFDASIVKWVAFYNKNIGSPKKWLALDASLVKSMLYQESHMGTLGDFLKLPPYTKGQRMTRFNIGQAIDSSGDQQILMIKEISPAIAIKHNLDQVTKDMFDAQARRKKLVAKGKSITPAEKSELDTINSRSKNGDRWNVFFTTDTRWESAVEEFFTETTKARNLDYDYWIRTAVRWLFEKRNGVKDWDAAIEAYNGSGTDAKIYKKDVIGRNEAAKAATGDFIPKQHY; this comes from the coding sequence ATGGGCGAAGCAGTCAAGACAGCGGTCAAAGCACCAGAGACAAAAAAAGAGAATCAGATTTCACAGGTGCAGAAAGGTAATTTCTACCAGCCACTCAGTTCACCAGTTGAACAAATTCTCTTTCTTCAAAGAACTATAGGCAACCAGGCTGTTCAGAAACTCATGAAGTCGGGAGCGCTGCAGGCCAAGCTCAGGATAGGCGCGCCAGGCGATGTTTACGAGCAGGAGGCTGACAGAGTAGCGGATGCAGTGATGCGGATGCCGCAGACGCAGGCGTTATCCGGTGGTACACCTTCCATCCAGAGGATGTGCCCGAAATGTGAAATTGATGAACTGAAGCGGCAACCGATAAAAGAAGAAGACGAAGAGGAGAAGCTGCAAAGGAAACCAGTCGAAGAAGAGGAGGAAGAGCTTCAGGGGAAGACAACTTCTGGTGGTATCTCTGAAATAAATCCTGATATTGAATCAAAAATCCAGTCCCTCAAGGGTGGAGGGCAGTCTTTATCAGAAAACGACCGCGCCTTTTTCGAGCCACGATTCGGTCATGACTTCACTAAGGTGAGGTTGCATACAGACGAAAGGGCTGCAAAGTCTGCGAGGGATTTGAATGCACTCGCATTTACAGTAGGCAAGGATGTGGCCTTTGGAGCCGGGCAGTATGCGCCCGGAACGCTTGATGGGCGGCAGTTGCTGGCACATGAGCTTACGCATGTTGTGCAACAAGGACTATCGAGCCTTGGAATTGTTCAGCGATTCCTACCCGAAGATGCCGTGGAAGAGATGATCGGGAAAATGTTTATACTCAACAAAGAGTTGAAGGTTTCTGACCTTACTCTTCCCAAAGGAAGCAGTGTGGTCATTACTGCATGGTCGAACACCAAAACCTCAGTCACTGCCAATTTCACATCAGGCAGTAAAGTTACCTCCGTCACTATCGAGAAAAATATTCTGGTTCCAGCAGGCGACACCAAATCGGGCTTATCTCAATACCATGCAGGTGTTGCGAGCATAGAAAAAAAATATGCCGTACTCGAAAAGAAAATCAGCGATCAGGAAAAAGTAGTGTCTGATTGGAAGGCAGAGGAAAAAAAGTATACGACCGACAATGGAAAAGCCGAATGGCAGCGCCAGATGAATGTGAAGCAAACCGAACTTAAAGATTTGAAATACAAGTTGACGGGAGAAGGATACACCTCTGCTACACTTCCCGAATATTTGAAAATAGAAGCAGATGGAATAAAAATTCCCATCATCCCACAAAGCACATTACTGAACAAAGCTTTGATAGAAGAAACCATGTTCAATGCTTTCGATGCAAGTATTGTAAAATGGGTAGCGTTTTACAATAAGAACATCGGTTCGCCAAAGAAATGGCTTGCATTGGATGCCAGCCTGGTGAAATCAATGTTGTATCAGGAGTCCCACATGGGGACACTGGGAGATTTCCTCAAACTTCCACCATATACGAAAGGGCAACGGATGACCCGTTTCAATATAGGTCAGGCTATTGATAGCTCTGGAGATCAGCAAATTTTGATGATCAAGGAAATAAGTCCAGCTATCGCGATCAAACACAATCTCGATCAGGTAACTAAAGATATGTTTGATGCTCAAGCACGCAGAAAAAAACTTGTAGCAAAAGGCAAATCAATAACGCCCGCGGAAAAGTCGGAATTGGATACGATCAATTCTCGATCTAAAAACGGCGATCGCTGGAACGTTTTCTTCACCACGGACACGCGATGGGAATCAGCAGTTGAGGAATTCTTTACTGAAACGACCAAAGCCCGAAATCTCGATTATGACTACTGGATTCGCACGGCAGTTCGGTGGTTGTTTGAAAAAAGAAACGGAGTTAAGGATTGGGACGCTGCCATAGAAGCATATAATGGATCGGGGACGGATGCTAAAATTTACAAGAAAGACGTGATTGGTCGAAATGAAGCCGCCAAAGCTGCAACAGGAGATTTCATACCCAAACAACATTATTGA
- a CDS encoding DUF4157 domain-containing protein, producing MGNISRIEVKKHEANSQNFVSKTRKPCCSKTRISPVDRVLFLQRTIGNQAVQKLMKSGVLQAKLRIGAPGDVYEQEADRVADAVMRMSEPQASSSGIPNIERACPKCENDELKRQPIKEEDEEEKLQRKPVEEEEEGLQAKATSGSISELNPDIESNIQSLKGGGMPLSENERAFFEPRFGQDFGQVRLHIDTRAAEMARAVNARAFTIGSDMVFGAGEYTPRTIEGQRLIAHELTHAVQQSGGLVQPQIQRIGDPSQLPSGLACPIAHDSPGVSNLDIIFRVNSANLSSSDETAIDNFVNNWHASGANENLRLDGYASPEGTDSLNWTLSCNRAMAVKNALMSPASGGLGIPASDIEMFAHGETSEFAASYSPNRRVSIQMRGGSPNLIPPRPIQTRVIPCTAMPREIFNRGACGADADFRSNDFPPLKGTNVAQQAAVWEADHLTLDFQLRNRMRLELGGLAGAEGLRMVTHFSGGTGTKLTHDSSSTLGADALVSGTFSRLHASVIREIERQLTSMDAAGVIDCNAITLPTAGVPAVSFGFSDSTALKAIIGGTQGLSIRITRFSINLSLRIYDIELQYLICDDFGVDTTDLYSPALIAFWVLQHRRSGNVPFINELDLPKAELGHY from the coding sequence ATGGGCAATATATCTAGAATAGAAGTTAAAAAGCATGAGGCAAATAGTCAGAATTTTGTATCAAAGACCAGAAAGCCATGTTGTTCAAAAACCAGAATTTCACCGGTTGATAGAGTTCTATTTCTTCAAAGAACGATTGGCAACCAGGCTGTCCAGAAGCTCATGAAATCCGGTGTACTGCAGGCTAAGCTTAGGATAGGCGCGCCCGGCGATGTTTACGAACAGGAGGCTGACAGGGTGGCGGATGCAGTGATGAGGATGTCTGAGCCGCAGGCATCATCCAGTGGTATACCCAACATCGAGAGAGCTTGCCCGAAATGTGAAAATGATGAACTGAAGCGGCAACCGATAAAAGAAGAAGACGAAGAAGAAAAGCTGCAAAGGAAACCAGTAGAAGAAGAGGAGGAAGGGCTTCAGGCGAAAGCAACATCAGGTAGTATCTCTGAATTAAATCCTGATATCGAATCAAATATCCAGTCTCTCAAAGGAGGAGGCATGCCTTTATCAGAAAACGAACGCGCCTTTTTCGAGCCGCGTTTTGGCCAGGATTTCGGCCAGGTGCGTTTGCACATAGATACACGGGCGGCTGAAATGGCTCGAGCGGTGAATGCGCGGGCGTTCACTATCGGCAGCGATATGGTTTTCGGAGCGGGGGAGTATACACCTAGAACGATCGAGGGACAGCGGTTAATTGCGCATGAGTTGACGCATGCGGTGCAACAAAGTGGTGGCTTGGTGCAACCGCAAATTCAGCGCATAGGTGATCCAAGCCAATTACCCAGTGGTCTTGCCTGCCCAATCGCGCATGACTCTCCTGGTGTCTCTAATCTAGACATCATATTCCGAGTAAACAGTGCTAACCTGAGCTCCAGTGACGAGACTGCCATCGACAACTTTGTTAACAATTGGCACGCTTCTGGCGCTAACGAGAATTTACGTCTTGATGGTTACGCCAGCCCCGAAGGTACCGATTCCCTCAACTGGACTCTCTCGTGCAACCGCGCCATGGCTGTCAAAAACGCACTTATGAGCCCGGCGAGCGGAGGACTTGGTATACCTGCCTCCGATATAGAAATGTTTGCCCATGGCGAAACCTCTGAATTTGCAGCATCATATTCTCCAAACCGACGTGTCTCCATACAGATGCGAGGAGGCTCTCCTAATCTGATTCCGCCAAGGCCGATACAGACTAGGGTTATTCCCTGTACTGCTATGCCCAGAGAGATCTTTAACCGTGGAGCTTGTGGTGCGGATGCAGATTTTAGATCTAATGATTTTCCTCCACTAAAAGGTACTAATGTTGCACAACAGGCAGCTGTATGGGAGGCTGACCACCTTACTCTCGATTTCCAGTTACGTAACCGCATGCGCCTGGAACTGGGCGGACTAGCTGGTGCGGAGGGGTTGAGGATGGTGACCCATTTCTCTGGTGGCACGGGAACCAAGCTTACTCATGACAGTTCCAGTACACTGGGCGCGGATGCGCTTGTTTCAGGGACTTTCTCGCGCTTGCACGCTAGCGTGATCCGGGAAATCGAACGTCAGCTGACTAGCATGGATGCTGCGGGAGTGATCGATTGCAACGCTATCACTCTACCCACGGCGGGAGTTCCTGCTGTTAGCTTTGGTTTCTCAGACAGCACGGCGTTGAAAGCTATCATCGGTGGAACCCAGGGCTTAAGTATCCGTATTACGCGTTTTAGTATCAATCTCAGCTTGCGCATCTATGACATAGAACTCCAGTATCTTATTTGTGATGATTTCGGAGTTGACACAACCGATTTGTATTCACCGGCACTCATTGCTTTTTGGGTCTTGCAACATAGGCGGTCTGGAAATGTGCCTTTCATTAATGAGCTCGATTTACCCAAGGCTGAGCTGGGGCATTATTAA
- a CDS encoding tetratricopeptide repeat protein gives MISAVGAKTASDWNREGITLEKAGNYEGALEAFSNAIQLDPQFANAWYNMGTTLGELGRHKEELESYDKALELNPKLTVAWDKRGIALGNLGRYEEAIKSYEEALKINQEDNSAWLMKGITFAKWGKHEDAISSYDRALEINPDDTDALFLKGLSLSSLNKYNESIEYFDKTLKIDPKNANAWKNKGIALDSSGRHEDAIRSFDRALEIDPQSASAWYNKGFALGNLGRYEEELESYNKALAIEPEYANAWYRKGIVLNNLGRTEEGEEALNIAYKLDPTLKKSPMFEFTLVFILGFVIVILIVYFLMRRK, from the coding sequence ATGATATCAGCAGTTGGTGCAAAAACTGCATCTGACTGGAACCGAGAGGGTATTACTTTAGAAAAGGCCGGAAATTATGAGGGGGCGCTTGAAGCTTTTAGCAATGCTATTCAGCTTGATCCACAGTTCGCGAATGCATGGTATAACATGGGCACTACCCTTGGTGAATTAGGAAGACATAAAGAGGAGTTGGAAAGCTATGATAAAGCATTGGAATTAAACCCGAAATTAACTGTTGCATGGGATAAGAGAGGAATCGCCCTTGGTAATTTGGGGAGATATGAAGAAGCAATAAAAAGTTATGAAGAAGCATTGAAGATAAATCAAGAGGATAATTCTGCATGGCTTATGAAAGGAATAACGTTTGCTAAATGGGGAAAACACGAAGATGCCATAAGCAGTTATGATAGAGCACTGGAAATAAATCCAGATGACACTGATGCATTATTTTTAAAAGGATTATCTCTTTCAAGTCTTAATAAATATAATGAATCAATAGAATATTTTGATAAGACGTTGAAGATAGATCCAAAGAATGCCAATGCATGGAAAAATAAAGGAATTGCCCTAGATAGTTCAGGAAGACATGAAGATGCCATAAGAAGTTTTGATAGGGCGCTGGAAATCGACCCGCAATCAGCTTCTGCATGGTATAACAAAGGATTTGCCCTGGGTAATTTAGGACGATATGAAGAAGAGCTGGAAAGTTATAATAAGGCGCTGGCGATAGAACCGGAGTATGCAAATGCATGGTATAGAAAAGGGATTGTTCTTAATAACTTAGGTAGAACAGAAGAAGGAGAAGAAGCACTTAACATAGCATATAAATTGGATCCAACATTGAAAAAGTCCCCAATGTTTGAATTTACTCTTGTATTTATTCTTGGATTTGTTATTGTAATCTTGATAGTATATTTTTTAATGAGAAGAAAATAG
- a CDS encoding M48 family metalloprotease — protein sequence MNENDIRLNPFVYISETDIRFYLMVLIGIIVPSLWALIFAIVIFYVMAGAEITLILRLLIVIPIFLFIPILIYRDYKKSTGKIEKESKLKEFDPKKYPEHHEYIEKLHSEYFSREKKPVLMVQPLDASKSAFTFGTKNHMYIGIPGGLIKMFRENLNGFKTIFLHEMGHIVNRDVEKTYLANSTWRSLFLTLSVPLGIFLLYEIYLALSIFYLGNLAGYDMDYIISKMDIGKRVALYGGIIIYFIIFLGVIYVLRNQIIRIREFYADARVVEWERSPENIVKTLEESGGEQYSKFELLKKFHPNINERIQILKNNLSLFDPSLWIAFSIGFFYGLIELSLPFFNQIFSLSSSEWAAMANENYQSSGEIYIGLRAIISVFIVPVLMLPVSLSFHKSILRDTFIEKKNYFSSTTISNLIKFSMAFSLGWLTNELIYFPAIISLYEINTIMSNLLDIAKAWFWHALYFSIVLLYILIFSSILIRRSFNKKEAVKNFIFVSILSSFLYILIRFYAIETLNNKPLTMVFFFVFSCVTYIFIKIKDKKLSCPSCNDKIDFSVFRRNCPNCQQNLYPWAIYSFS from the coding sequence ATGAACGAAAATGATATCCGTTTAAATCCTTTCGTGTATATCTCGGAGACCGATATTCGATTTTACTTAATGGTCTTAATTGGCATTATCGTTCCATCTTTATGGGCTCTGATATTTGCGATTGTTATTTTTTATGTGATGGCCGGCGCTGAGATAACGCTTATTCTCCGATTATTGATTGTGATTCCGATTTTCTTATTTATCCCCATTTTGATTTACAGGGATTATAAAAAATCTACAGGAAAAATTGAAAAAGAATCAAAATTGAAGGAGTTTGACCCAAAAAAGTATCCAGAACACCATGAATACATTGAAAAGCTACATAGTGAATACTTTTCGAGAGAGAAAAAACCTGTGCTGATGGTTCAACCACTGGATGCATCAAAGTCCGCTTTTACTTTTGGTACGAAAAATCATATGTACATTGGTATTCCTGGCGGGCTGATCAAAATGTTTCGGGAAAATCTCAATGGTTTCAAAACGATTTTCCTTCATGAAATGGGTCATATAGTTAACAGAGATGTTGAAAAAACTTATCTGGCGAATTCTACATGGCGGTCGCTTTTCCTGACCCTGTCAGTACCGCTTGGAATTTTTCTATTATATGAAATATATCTTGCGTTAAGCATATTTTACTTGGGGAATCTCGCAGGATATGATATGGATTATATAATCTCTAAAATGGATATTGGAAAAAGAGTGGCATTATATGGAGGGATCATTATTTATTTTATAATTTTTTTAGGAGTTATCTATGTATTGCGAAACCAGATAATCCGTATTAGAGAGTTTTATGCAGATGCAAGAGTTGTTGAATGGGAAAGATCTCCTGAAAATATTGTAAAAACTCTGGAAGAAAGTGGCGGAGAGCAGTACTCGAAATTTGAATTACTAAAAAAATTTCACCCGAATATAAACGAAAGAATTCAGATCCTTAAAAATAATCTGAGCCTGTTTGATCCAAGTCTATGGATTGCATTTAGTATTGGTTTTTTCTACGGTTTAATTGAGTTATCGTTGCCTTTTTTCAATCAGATTTTTTCATTGTCTTCTTCTGAATGGGCTGCAATGGCAAATGAGAACTATCAATCAAGTGGAGAGATATATATTGGTCTTAGAGCTATTATCTCTGTTTTCATCGTTCCTGTTCTGATGCTGCCTGTAAGCCTTAGTTTTCATAAATCGATATTAAGAGATACTTTTATTGAAAAGAAGAACTATTTTTCGTCCACTACTATTTCAAATCTAATAAAATTTTCAATGGCATTCAGTTTAGGATGGTTGACCAATGAATTAATTTATTTTCCCGCAATTATTTCCCTTTATGAAATTAATACTATAATGAGCAATCTCCTAGATATAGCGAAAGCATGGTTCTGGCATGCTCTCTATTTTTCAATTGTATTGCTATACATTCTGATTTTTTCATCAATTCTGATACGGAGAAGTTTTAATAAAAAAGAAGCAGTAAAAAATTTCATATTTGTTTCGATTCTATCATCATTCTTGTATATCTTAATCAGATTCTATGCAATTGAAACTCTTAATAATAAACCACTTACGATGGTTTTTTTCTTTGTTTTTTCATGTGTAACTTATATTTTTATTAAAATCAAAGATAAAAAATTGTCATGTCCCAGTTGTAACGATAAAATAGACTTTTCAGTCTTTCGACGAAATTGTCCCAATTGCCAGCAAAATTTGTATCCGTGGGCAATCTATTCATTTTCATGA